The proteins below come from a single Nostoc sp. KVJ3 genomic window:
- the petE gene encoding plastocyanin produces the protein MKLISANLRRLGLAVLTILLVVSSFAVFTPSASAETYKVKLGSDKGLLAFEPKKLTIKPGDTIEWVNNKVPPHNVVFDAAKNPGKDAALAKSLSHKQLLMSAGKKETTTFPADAPAGDYTFYCEPHRGAGMVGTITVQG, from the coding sequence ATGAAATTAATTTCGGCAAACTTGCGACGGCTTGGTTTAGCGGTGTTGACAATCCTTTTAGTTGTTAGCAGCTTTGCAGTTTTTACTCCCAGCGCTTCTGCTGAAACCTATAAGGTAAAATTGGGTAGCGATAAAGGACTGCTAGCATTTGAACCGAAGAAGTTGACAATTAAACCAGGTGACACAATTGAATGGGTGAACAATAAGGTTCCTCCCCATAATGTTGTGTTTGATGCTGCCAAAAATCCAGGCAAGGACGCTGCTTTAGCAAAATCTCTGTCTCATAAGCAGTTGCTGATGAGTGCTGGTAAAAAGGAAACAACCACTTTCCCCGCAGACGCACCTGCTGGTGACTACACCTTCTACTGCGAACCTCACCGTGGTGCTGGTATGGTTGGTACAATCACTGTCCAAGGCTAG
- the psbV gene encoding photosystem II cytochrome c-550: MFRRLIGVVVATVLLSFQLLVGSATAVELDKATRTVPLNTQGETTVLSLKQVKEGKRLFNYACAQCHAGGVTKTNQNVGLTPDDLALATPNRNNIEGLVDYLKNPTTYDGEEEISEIHPSIKSADIFTAMRNLTDEDLEAIAGHILIQPKIVGTKWGGGKIYY; encoded by the coding sequence ATGTTTAGAAGACTAATTGGCGTTGTTGTGGCCACTGTTTTACTCTCGTTTCAGTTGCTTGTCGGTAGCGCGACAGCAGTGGAATTGGACAAAGCTACCCGAACAGTGCCATTAAATACTCAAGGTGAAACCACAGTACTTAGCCTTAAACAAGTCAAAGAAGGCAAACGCTTATTTAATTACGCTTGCGCCCAATGTCATGCCGGGGGAGTTACCAAGACAAACCAGAACGTGGGACTGACTCCAGACGATCTGGCACTGGCAACACCCAACCGTAATAACATTGAAGGCTTGGTAGATTACCTGAAAAATCCCACTACTTACGACGGAGAAGAAGAGATTTCCGAAATCCACCCCAGTATCAAGAGTGCAGATATTTTCACAGCAATGCGAAATCTGACAGATGAGGACTTGGAAGCGATCGCTGGTCATATTCTCATCCAACCCAAAATCGTTGGCACTAAGTGGGGAGGCGGGAAAATTTATTACTAA
- a CDS encoding carbohydrate ABC transporter permease: MTKISGFKVLLYVFLTLYAIVTLIPFLWALSASFKPLTEIVSGEPNFLPKNFTLDNYRQIFLQEPLFWRWLFNSVAIAFSVTLLNLLLNSMAGYALARLRFVGKRFWFFLILAVLAVPAQITLIPTFLILKAIGWLNSYQGMIVPSMVNATFIFMMRQFFVNFPKELEEAAQLDGLNTFGIFRYIVLPLAKPALAAQAVFVFMGSWNNFLLPIVILFDPEMFTLPLGLNTFKGQYISYWNYIMAASMVFTLPALGIYAFFNRYFIQSVTFTGGKG, from the coding sequence TTGACTAAAATCTCTGGCTTCAAAGTCTTGTTATACGTCTTCCTGACACTTTATGCGATCGTTACCCTAATTCCCTTTCTCTGGGCACTTTCAGCATCATTTAAGCCGCTAACAGAGATTGTCAGTGGTGAACCCAACTTTCTCCCCAAGAATTTCACCCTTGACAACTACAGGCAAATCTTTCTCCAAGAACCATTATTTTGGCGCTGGCTGTTCAACAGTGTAGCGATCGCCTTCAGCGTCACCCTTTTAAACTTATTGTTAAATTCAATGGCTGGTTATGCCTTAGCAAGACTGCGCTTTGTCGGTAAGCGCTTTTGGTTCTTTCTAATCTTGGCAGTACTAGCAGTACCAGCGCAAATCACCCTAATTCCCACATTTTTGATTTTAAAAGCGATCGGCTGGTTGAATTCTTACCAAGGCATGATTGTGCCTAGCATGGTTAATGCCACTTTCATCTTCATGATGCGGCAATTTTTCGTTAATTTTCCTAAAGAACTAGAAGAAGCTGCTCAACTAGATGGCTTAAATACCTTTGGAATCTTCCGATATATTGTCTTACCTCTAGCAAAACCAGCACTAGCAGCACAGGCAGTTTTTGTGTTTATGGGAAGTTGGAATAATTTTTTACTGCCTATAGTTATCCTATTTGACCCAGAAATGTTTACCCTTCCTTTAGGGCTGAATACCTTCAAGGGTCAATACATCAGCTATTGGAACTACATCATGGCAGCCTCTATGGTCTTTACCCTGCCAGCATTAGGTATTTACGCCTTTTTTAATCGTTACTTCATTCAAAGCGTTACCTTCACCGGAGGAAAAGGTTAA
- a CDS encoding carbohydrate ABC transporter permease, which translates to MFEINRRRNNPRWNITEDLAGYMFMMPAILVLGTFVVLPILYAVFLSLQKVQLLGGIEYQFIGFRNFTRLTGDERVGIALINTAQYVAIVVPTQTILALILAVTLNSGIRGKNWWRILYFLPTVTSSAVLTLIFMWIYNTDGLLNDFLAFVGLPTYNWLGDPAVALKGIMIMNIWSTAPFFMVIYLAALQDIPQTLYEAAELDGADGWKQFIHITLPLLKPVTFFVVSVGVIGTFQLFDQSYIFSGGTGGPNNATLTVVLLIYQAVFRNLQMGYAAAIAFLLAAVIITITLIQRRLFGGERI; encoded by the coding sequence GTGTTTGAAATCAACAGGCGGCGGAATAACCCCAGGTGGAATATCACAGAAGACTTGGCTGGGTATATGTTCATGATGCCCGCGATTTTAGTTTTGGGGACTTTTGTCGTCTTACCCATTCTCTACGCAGTTTTTCTTTCCTTGCAAAAAGTTCAACTTCTCGGCGGTATTGAATACCAGTTCATCGGTTTTCGGAACTTCACGCGATTAACTGGAGATGAACGAGTTGGGATTGCTTTGATAAACACAGCACAATATGTAGCCATTGTTGTGCCAACTCAAACAATCTTAGCTTTAATTCTGGCGGTAACTTTGAATTCTGGGATTCGCGGTAAAAACTGGTGGCGCATCCTCTACTTTTTACCCACAGTCACTTCTTCAGCAGTGCTGACGCTCATTTTCATGTGGATTTATAACACTGATGGGCTACTAAATGATTTTCTTGCTTTTGTGGGGCTACCTACTTATAACTGGTTAGGCGATCCAGCCGTTGCCCTCAAAGGCATTATGATCATGAACATTTGGTCAACTGCGCCGTTTTTCATGGTGATTTATCTGGCGGCGTTGCAGGATATACCCCAAACTCTTTATGAAGCGGCAGAACTCGATGGCGCAGATGGGTGGAAGCAATTTATCCACATTACCCTTCCCTTGCTTAAGCCTGTAACCTTCTTTGTGGTATCAGTGGGGGTGATTGGGACTTTTCAGCTTTTTGACCAGTCTTACATCTTTTCTGGCGGTACTGGCGGGCCAAATAACGCTACCTTAACAGTGGTGCTGCTAATTTACCAAGCTGTGTTTCGGAATTTACAAATGGGATATGCAGCTGCGATCGCATTTTTGTTAGCAGCCGTCATCATCACCATCACTTTGATTCAACGGCGACTTTTCGGAGGCGAACGGATTTGA
- the rpmI gene encoding 50S ribosomal protein L35 produces the protein MPKLKTRKAAAKRFRATGTGKILRRKAGKSHLLEHKSSDKKRSMSQSALVHERDELNVRLMLPYL, from the coding sequence ATGCCTAAACTCAAGACTCGTAAAGCCGCAGCGAAGCGATTCCGTGCCACCGGCACCGGCAAAATCCTCCGTCGGAAAGCTGGCAAAAGCCACCTTTTAGAACACAAATCTTCCGACAAAAAGCGTAGCATGTCCCAAAGCGCCCTTGTACATGAACGCGATGAACTCAACGTGCGCTTGATGCTCCCATATTTGTAA
- the rplT gene encoding 50S ribosomal protein L20, with protein sequence MTRVKRGNVARKRRNKILKLAKGFRGSHSTLFRTANQQVMKALRSAYRDRKKKKRDFRRLWITRINAASRQHGLSYSQLIGNLKKADIQLNRKMLAQLAVLDPASFGKVAELAVQAKG encoded by the coding sequence ATGACACGGGTAAAACGCGGTAATGTAGCTCGGAAGCGCCGCAATAAAATTCTCAAACTAGCTAAAGGTTTTCGCGGTTCTCACTCAACTCTGTTTAGAACTGCCAACCAACAAGTAATGAAGGCGCTACGGAGTGCCTACCGCGATCGCAAAAAGAAAAAACGCGATTTTCGTCGCCTCTGGATCACCCGCATCAACGCTGCTTCTAGACAACATGGTTTGAGCTACAGCCAGTTGATCGGTAACTTGAAAAAAGCTGATATCCAACTAAATCGCAAGATGTTGGCACAATTAGCAGTCCTCGATCCAGCTAGCTTTGGCAAAGTCGCCGAACTAGCAGTTCAAGCTAAAGGATAA